Part of the Desulfurispira natronophila genome, GCAGATAATCAGTGGTGTTTTGCGACGTAAAAAACAGATAGGTCTGCTTATTTGTGACCTTGATTACTTTAAGCAAATCAACGATACCTACGGTCACGATATTGGTGATAAGATGCTTAAAGAGACCGCTGCAGTCTTACGCAGTACGGTTCGAGATTCTGATGTAGTTATACGTTTTGGCGGTGAAGAGTTTCTCATTCTCTTATTGGATGTTGAGCCAGGTGACGCAGTGCAGGTAGCGGAAAAGATTCGTGCTAATATTGAAAATATGAAAATTAATGTCCCAGATGCCATACTGCAAAAAACTATCTCTATTGGAGTCAGTGAGTTTCCTGGCGATACTGACGGGTTCTGGCAATCCATCAAGTATGCCGATGTTGCTCTTTACCAGGCCAAAGATGGAGGTCGCAACCAGGTAGTGCGGTTTAGTGAAGAGATGTGGCCCAAGAAGGACTTCTGATGAAGCACAGCTCGATATGTTGTGCGCAGCATCTTGATAGAGTTACATTGCGATTCGCTTGCAAATAGCTGCTGGCAAGGTTATATTCCTGTTCCTAATAATATGATACAGGAGAGATGCTATGAAAAAAAACCTGATTCTTTTAGCAGTTTTATTATGTTTCCTTGCCTTGGCCCCTCAGTCGGCCTTGGCAAGCAATGCCGTAGGTATAGATGGCATTCGCCTGATTGATAAAAACCAGGACGACGGCATGACCAATGCCTTCTTTCAGCATGCTTTAAGTCGTACCACTGCCGTAAAAGCCGGCTTTGCCTCTGGTGATGACTTGACGATTATTGAGGTCTCCTACAAGGGTTACAATCAGCGCTATTACAATGGCACCTTTTATGAGCTGGGGGGGGCCTATGTGGATGACAGTGATGATTCAGAGATTGGCTTTACCGCTTCCTTAGGATACGAGACCAGTATTGCCAACAGCCTCGTAGTGGGAGGAGCTGTGCAGATGATGTTAATTGATGAGGACATTATGAGACAAGAGGAAAGTCCTATTTTTCTCCCCAGGCTCTACGCCATGTTTACCTTTTAATCTGATTCTCACTGGCAACAAATGCGAGCAATGAGCTCGCATTTGTTTTCAAAACAGTATTGCGTAATCCTGCAGATACTTACGCGCCTCTCGGTGATGAGGTGCATGGTAAGCCACCAGCTGCCAAAATTCGGGGCCGTGATTCATGTGCCGGCGATGGGCCAGCTCATGTACAACTACGTAGTCGATAACCTTCTGAGGCATAGTTATCAGCTGCCAGTTAAAATTGAGGTTGCCTTGACTGGAGCAACTTCCCCACCGACTCGATTGGTTCTTGACCCGTAAATATCGGTAATCGACCTCTAACTCCCTTGCCAACCTATGGCATCGCTGATGCAGGTGAGACCGTGCCTGGCATCGGTACCAGCGTAGCACTAATTGCGATATCTGGGCGGTGCGGTCCAGGGAGGGCACTACTCGCAGGGTATTGCCACTGAAGCCTACCGAACCCCGCAGGCAGGCATTGGAGCAGATTTCCAGTGGGTACCATTTCCCCAGAAACGGCAACGCAGAGCCGTTTTCATAGCTAATCAGGTGACTGTTGTGCAGTAGCTGTCGGTGTACTTGTTTTAGTTGAGAGTGGTGGCTGCGCAGGAAGTGTGTTATCTGAGTGTCACTGGTGCTTAAGGGTGCGCTGATGCGTATTTCCTGTCGGGTAACCCGGGCTCGGATCCAGCGGGCATTGGAGCGTCGGGTTACTCTGACTGGCAGCTCTTTAGCCTGATTTAGTTTATCAGTCAACAAGCCCTGACCTTCGTCCAAGATCAGGGCTTGTGTTGTTTGGTTGCTTAAATTGCCCATCTGCCTGAGTCATTCTTAATCATTGCGGGGGATGGCAATCATTTTTTCCACGGCACCCACTGCTTTTTGGCGAACCTCCTCAGGCACAGTGACTACGTTCGTCATATGCTCCAAGCACTTGATGATGTTGTCCAGGGTTGTCATTTTCATATTGGGACAAACCAAACGCTTGCTGGCAATGTAAAAGGATTTTTCTGGATTGTTTTTGCGTAGCTGGTAGAGGATGCCCGCCTCGGTGGCGATAATAAACTCGGCAGCGCTGCTTTGCTGGGCATAGGGCGACATGCCACTGGTAGAGCAGATATGATCAGCTAGCTTAAGCACTTCAGGTGGACACTCCGGGTGGGCTATCACTTCGGCCTGGGGGTGCTGCTCCCTGGCGTCTTGAATTTCCTCAGCACTAACCCGGTGGTGCGTGGGGCAAAAACCGTCGTACCACTTGATGTCTTTTTCAGGAAAGTGTCGGGCCGCAAATTTGGCCAGGTTCTTGTCGGGAACCATGAGAATTTTGTTGTTCTCTATGGATTCAACCACCTTCAACAGGTTTCCAGAGGTGCAGCATATATCGGCTACCGCCTTTACCTCCGCCGAACTGTTTACGTAGCAGACGACGGTATAGTCGGGGTATTCGTCCTTCAGAGCCAACAGCTTGGCTGGCGTGATCATGTCAGCCATGGGGCAGCCTGCCTGCATAGCAGGTAGCAGAACGGTTTTCTGGGGAGAGAGCATGTAGGCACTCTCGGCCATAAAGTGTACTCCGGCAAAAACTATCACTTTGGCATCGGTTTTGGATGCTTCGGTGGCCAGCCCCAGGCTGTCACCGGCAAAGTCGGCTATCTCCTGCACTTCCTCGCGCTGGTAGTAGTGAGCCATCAGGATGGCATCGCGTTCCTTGAGGATTTCTCGAATGCGCTGCTTCTTGGTTTCAGTAGACATGAAATCTCCCTTTGTTTCAGCTCGTCAGCCATGCAGCTGTCGGCCATTTTGCTGCACGGATGTTTATACCCCATAAACGGTTCCATTACAATATAAGGCCATGGACCATGGTGGGAGAGCTGAGGGTTGTTGGCAGGTGCAGAAGCTGTGGTCAGGTAAAGGCTACTGCAGGCTCTTCGATCCCTTGGGATATGCTCCAGTCAATGGTGTTGGAAGCGTCGCGAATCTGCACTACTCGGGGAGTGTAGGTGTGAGCCTCTTCCTCATTCATCTGGGCATAAGAGATGATAATGATAAGGTCACCTGGCTGCACCAGGCGGGCAGCCGCTCCGTTAAGACAGATAACCCCACTGTCCGGTTCGCCTTCAATCACATAGGTTTCAAAGCGGGCGCCGGTATTGATATTGACAATGGCCACCTGTTCGTATTCAAGCAGATCAGCGGCCTCCATAAGTGTGCGATCAATAGTAATGCTTCCCACATAGTGCAGGTCAGCCTGGGTAACGGTTGCGCGATGAATTTTTGATTTGCACATGGTACGTTGCATGATGCTATCTCCTTGATCAATGGGTCAGGATAATTCGGTAATTGTCTATAAGTCGGACTGGGCCGACTTTTACTGCCAGTAAAAGCTGGGCATCGCTTTGCAAGGGGCCCTGCTGAAGCTCCAGTGTCTGCGGATTCGCAAATTCTATATAGTCAACCTCACAATGGGGTGAGATAGAAAAGTGGTCAATAATTCTCTGGCGTAGGGCATCGCTGTCACGTTGTCCCTGGTTTACCAGTTCCTGTACCAGCAGCAGAGACTGGTAGAGAAGCGATGCTGCCTCTCGCTGGGAAGAGTCAAGATGTTTGTTGCGGGAGCTCATGGCCAGGCCGTCCGGCTCGCGTACAATGGGGCAGCTCACAATCTCCACCGGAATGTTGATGTCGCGTACCATCTGGCGGATAACCGCCAGCTGCTGAAAGTCCTTTTCTCCAAAATAGGCGCGCTGGGGCTGAACCAGGTGGATAAGTTTGGCCACAACGGTGGTAACGCCACGAAAGTGGCCTGGTCGGCTGGCACCGCAGAGCACGTTTGTCATAGGCGACACAACCTCAATCCAGGTGCTGTGGCCGGGAAGGTAGATATCAGGGGCTTGGGGGGCAAAGACGTAGTCCACTCCCGCGTCGCATGCCATATCCAAGTCTCGCTCCAGATCACGGGGGTAGGTTTCCAAGTCCTCATCGGGCCCAAACTGTGTGGGATTGACAAAGATGCTAAGCACGGTGCAGGCATTTTCACTGTTGCATCGCTCCACAAGGCTTAAATGACCGGTGTGGAGGTATCCCATGGTGGGAACCAGTCCAATGGTATGAGAGGCTTTCTGCCAGAAGGGTCCTAAAACATTGCACAGCTCTTTTTTGTTGTGAATGACTTGCACGCTTTATCCTTTAAAGCAGTTTTGTGGCTGGGGAAAGCAGGAAGACTTAACCTCACTTTGATATTCACGAAAGGCCTTTTCTACTGTTTCACCCACGGAAGCGTAGCGTTTGACAAACTTGGGCGTAAACTCGTCAAAAAGCCCCAGTAGATCGTGCATTACGAGAACCTGACCATCACAGTCGGCACCGGCGCCAATACCTATGGTGGGAATTGTGAGTTGCTGGGTAATCTGCTGTCCCAGTGAAGCGGGGATGCCCTCCAGTACCAAGGCAAAGGCCCCAGCATCCTGCACCGCCAGGGCGTCTTCCAGCACGGCCTGGGCAGCATCGTGACCCTTGCCCTGAACGCGAAACCCCCCAATGGCGTGTACCGACTGTGGAGTGAGGCCCACGTGGCCCATTACCGGGATTCCAGCCGTCACGATAGCGCTGATGGTTGCGGCCATAGCGGCACCACCTTCCAGCTTCACGGCTTCCGCGCGGCCTTCCTGTACCAGGCGCCCAGCATTCTGCAGAGCCTGCTGAGGGGAGACCTGGTAGGTCATAAATGGCATATCGGCAACTACCAAAGCTCGCTTGGAGCCACGGGCAACGGCCTGGGTGTGATAAATCATCTGGTCAAGAGTAACGGGAAGGGTATTCTCCAGGCCGGAGAATACCATGCCAACACTGTCACCAACCAGCAGCACTTCCATGCCTGCCTGGTCGGCCAGCCTGGCAAAGGTGTAGTCGTAAGCCGTCAGCATTGCGATCTTTTCCCCCTCCGCCTTCAGGTTTGCCAGGGCGGTAGTGGTGATCTTGCTGAGCTCAAGCACTTTGCTCATGTCAAGAACCTTTCAGGTCTGACCCGGTGCTCCGGTGTCAGCCATAGAGAAACGCCAGTTGCGGTCTACTGCCACAGCCAGTCACTCAACTTCTAGGAAAAAAAGGCAGTTTTGTCAAACAAAAATCTCAATACACCCTGATCAGGTGTTCCCGGTAGTGCAAAGGAATTCACTATGTATAATCAGCCCTTGTCTGTCCTCAGAAGCGCTTCCAGAATTCACGGGTCAGTATGACGAAGAAGGTGTAGCACTCCAGGCGGCCAATTACCATGGCAACGGAGAGAATGTATTTGTCGTACCAAGCAAAGAAAGAATAGTTTTCCATGGGGCCGACGAGGCCGAGTCCTGGGCCAACATTGCCCACCATGGCTAGTGAGGTAGTAAGTGCTGTGGTTAGGTCCAGCCCTCGCATGGAGAGGTAGATGATCAGGACGGCATTGGTGCAAAAGAAAAGAGCAAAGAAGCCCAGCATGGCGGTAAGAATTCCTGGAGTGATCTTACGACGATCCATCATCATAATGTAGACCCCACGGGGGTGCACCATGCGCTTTATTTCTACACCCAGCGCTTTGAAGAGTACCACGTAGCGAATTACTTTGATTCCCCCTGCTGTTGATCCGGCACAACCACCTATAACCATCGCCATGACAATAAATATGCCAAAGGCATTGGTCCAATCTACATAGTCAATGGCGGCAAAGCCCGTGGTAGTCATAATTGAAGCTATAGTAAAAAAGGCGTACTTCATTGAGTCGTAAAAAGGCAAATCTATGCTGGTGTCCCTAAAAATCATAAGGCCTGCCAGGAGAGATATTGTAACAAAAAGCAATAGGTAGAGGCGTGGCTCATCGGTGCGATAGCCGCTAAAATCCTTTTTTAATAATTTAAAGTGAGCCAGGTAGTTGATCCCGGAAAGTATCATGAAAAAGACAGTTATCCATAGAATAGCGTCGCTGCCAGCATAGTGCCCGAAAGAGTCATTTTTGGTGGAAAACCCCCCGGTGGCAATAGTGGAAAAGGCGTGGTTGATGGCGTCAAACGGAAGCATCCCCCCCCAGTAAAGCAGGATGGCGTTTGCTATGGTAAAAGCCAGGTACACCTTCCATAGCATCATGGCGGTGTCGCGGATATGGGGGGTGAGTTTTTCGTCCATGATTCCTTCGGCCCGAATAAGCTGCATAGCGCCATTGCCCACCATGGGAAGTACGGCAATACTAAAGACGATAATTCCCATGCCCCCAAACCAGTGCATGGTAGAGCGCCACATAAGAATCATTTTGGGAAGGGCTTCAATATCTGACATGATAGAGGCGCCGGTAGTGGTAAAGCCGCTGATGGTCTCGAAAAACGCATCACTGAAAGAGGCTGTGCTGTCGTAAATTACAAAAGGTAAAGAGCCTATAAGTCCCAGTACGAGCCAGACAGAGGTTACCACCAGGGCGCCCTCGCGAAGATTGAGGTTGGCGTCGTGATGGCGCAACCACCACAGAATGCTTCCACAGCCACCAAGCACTGTCAGCATGAGTAAAGCAAAGGGGATAAACTGCTCACCGTAAACAACTCCAGCTATAACCGGAAATATCATGGAGCAGCCCATGACAAAGGTAATCACGCTGAGTGACTTCAGTAAATTCCGGGGTCTCACAGCTACCTCGCTATACGCTTTTTGACATCAGCCAGCGCTTCGTGTTTGCAGAAAATAATAATAGTATCGCCTTCGGCGGGCTCAAAGTCTCCTGTGACAATAATGGCTTCGCCGTGGCGAATTGCGGCAACTGCCAAGGCTCCGTCGGGGAAGGCAATATCGGAAATCCGGCGGCCAACGACCCGTGAACGGTCGGAGACAACCCAGTGCAGCACGGCTCCCCGGCCACCGAGGAATGAGCTTTCTGAAATCAGTTTTTCATTGGAAAGTTTCTGCACAATACCGGTTACGGTAGCCAGCTTTGGGCCTACAGCCACGTCAATACCCATGGTATGAGCGGTCTCATAGTAGTCGGCATTCGAGTTCAGGCAAATGGCCCGTTTGATGCCGGTGCGCAGGGCGCTTATACCCATGATGAGATTGTACTCGTCGTCCAGGGTTGCTGCGATAAGAAGATCCGCCAGGTAGAGGCTCTCTTGGTAAAAAATTCCCTGTGTTGAGTGGCGGTCGTTGAGAACCAGTGCCTGATCCTGCAGAATGGTGGCGGCTCGTTCGCAGTCTTTTTCGTCCCGATCCAGCAACTTTACGGAAGAACCCTTCTCGATCAGTTTGCGAGCAATTTTGATACCGATTTCATTGGCTCCCAGTACCACGCAGCGCTTGGGATATTTGGGCAAGGGAATCTTAGATGTCTCTGCAAATTTTGCCAGATCTTCTTCTGTGCCCAGAAAGTAGATATAGTCTCGCAGATGAATGCGGGTATTGCCGCGGGGAATAACCAGTTCGCCACCTTTTTCAGCATCGTAACGCTCAATGGCACAAACGATCGTTTTGCCCCGAAAGTTTTTCATC contains:
- the panD gene encoding aspartate 1-decarboxylase, with translation MQRTMCKSKIHRATVTQADLHYVGSITIDRTLMEAADLLEYEQVAIVNINTGARFETYVIEGEPDSGVICLNGAAARLVQPGDLIIIISYAQMNEEEAHTYTPRVVQIRDASNTIDWSISQGIEEPAVAFT
- a CDS encoding TrkH family potassium uptake protein; its protein translation is MITFVMGCSMIFPVIAGVVYGEQFIPFALLMLTVLGGCGSILWWLRHHDANLNLREGALVVTSVWLVLGLIGSLPFVIYDSTASFSDAFFETISGFTTTGASIMSDIEALPKMILMWRSTMHWFGGMGIIVFSIAVLPMVGNGAMQLIRAEGIMDEKLTPHIRDTAMMLWKVYLAFTIANAILLYWGGMLPFDAINHAFSTIATGGFSTKNDSFGHYAGSDAILWITVFFMILSGINYLAHFKLLKKDFSGYRTDEPRLYLLLFVTISLLAGLMIFRDTSIDLPFYDSMKYAFFTIASIMTTTGFAAIDYVDWTNAFGIFIVMAMVIGGCAGSTAGGIKVIRYVVLFKALGVEIKRMVHPRGVYIMMMDRRKITPGILTAMLGFFALFFCTNAVLIIYLSMRGLDLTTALTTSLAMVGNVGPGLGLVGPMENYSFFAWYDKYILSVAMVIGRLECYTFFVILTREFWKRF
- the panC gene encoding pantoate--beta-alanine ligase; the protein is MQVIHNKKELCNVLGPFWQKASHTIGLVPTMGYLHTGHLSLVERCNSENACTVLSIFVNPTQFGPDEDLETYPRDLERDLDMACDAGVDYVFAPQAPDIYLPGHSTWIEVVSPMTNVLCGASRPGHFRGVTTVVAKLIHLVQPQRAYFGEKDFQQLAVIRQMVRDINIPVEIVSCPIVREPDGLAMSSRNKHLDSSQREAASLLYQSLLLVQELVNQGQRDSDALRQRIIDHFSISPHCEVDYIEFANPQTLELQQGPLQSDAQLLLAVKVGPVRLIDNYRIILTH
- a CDS encoding M48 family metallopeptidase, coding for MDEGQGLLTDKLNQAKELPVRVTRRSNARWIRARVTRQEIRISAPLSTSDTQITHFLRSHHSQLKQVHRQLLHNSHLISYENGSALPFLGKWYPLEICSNACLRGSVGFSGNTLRVVPSLDRTAQISQLVLRWYRCQARSHLHQRCHRLARELEVDYRYLRVKNQSSRWGSCSSQGNLNFNWQLITMPQKVIDYVVVHELAHRRHMNHGPEFWQLVAYHAPHHREARKYLQDYAILF
- the panB gene encoding 3-methyl-2-oxobutanoate hydroxymethyltransferase, whose product is MSKVLELSKITTTALANLKAEGEKIAMLTAYDYTFARLADQAGMEVLLVGDSVGMVFSGLENTLPVTLDQMIYHTQAVARGSKRALVVADMPFMTYQVSPQQALQNAGRLVQEGRAEAVKLEGGAAMAATISAIVTAGIPVMGHVGLTPQSVHAIGGFRVQGKGHDAAQAVLEDALAVQDAGAFALVLEGIPASLGQQITQQLTIPTIGIGAGADCDGQVLVMHDLLGLFDEFTPKFVKRYASVGETVEKAFREYQSEVKSSCFPQPQNCFKG
- a CDS encoding NAD-binding protein, which encodes MHILVIGAGRVGREVAKVFSPHNDVTIIDDDPDRLSKVSEDLDILAVRGDATDPEVYEVLRKKESSLDVCIAVTNNDAVNILASILVADVVPVGRRVARINNEHLDYEKLRERTGIELFISPYQQAAISALELVEHSWARDIIHFRFDCIKALALQVDDSNFDGITVYELMKNFRGKTIVCAIERYDAEKGGELVIPRGNTRIHLRDYIYFLGTEEDLAKFAETSKIPLPKYPKRCVVLGANEIGIKIARKLIEKGSSVKLLDRDEKDCERAATILQDQALVLNDRHSTQGIFYQESLYLADLLIAATLDDEYNLIMGISALRTGIKRAICLNSNADYYETAHTMGIDVAVGPKLATVTGIVQKLSNEKLISESSFLGGRGAVLHWVVSDRSRVVGRRISDIAFPDGALAVAAIRHGEAIIVTGDFEPAEGDTIIIFCKHEALADVKKRIAR
- the nadA gene encoding quinolinate synthase NadA, which translates into the protein MSTETKKQRIREILKERDAILMAHYYQREEVQEIADFAGDSLGLATEASKTDAKVIVFAGVHFMAESAYMLSPQKTVLLPAMQAGCPMADMITPAKLLALKDEYPDYTVVCYVNSSAEVKAVADICCTSGNLLKVVESIENNKILMVPDKNLAKFAARHFPEKDIKWYDGFCPTHHRVSAEEIQDAREQHPQAEVIAHPECPPEVLKLADHICSTSGMSPYAQQSSAAEFIIATEAGILYQLRKNNPEKSFYIASKRLVCPNMKMTTLDNIIKCLEHMTNVVTVPEEVRQKAVGAVEKMIAIPRND